The following are encoded together in the Coffea arabica cultivar ET-39 chromosome 1c, Coffea Arabica ET-39 HiFi, whole genome shotgun sequence genome:
- the LOC113728667 gene encoding UDP-galactose/UDP-glucose transporter 5-like isoform X2: MAEPPSLSSPLPAKDNKLLKGIFAVTGIMSTLVIYGVLQEKIMRVPYGPHKEYFRYSLFLVFCNRISTSAVSAGVLLLWGSIIMQKKYYIKDYALAFLVTVGCSIFILFPAAGDISPYSRGRESTVWGVSLMIGYLGFDGFTSTFQDKLFKGYDMDIHNQIFYTTLCSCMLSFTGLILQGNLLMAIDFVSRHHDCFFDIILLSTVATVSQFFISYTIRTFGALTFATIMTTRQLVSILLSCVWFAHPLSWEQCIGAVIVFGSLYGKSFLRERPRTSPSNPQENGASSPLKANP; this comes from the exons ATGGCGGAGCCGCCGTCACTTTCGTCACCGCTACCGGCGAAAGATAACAAGCTGTTGAAAGGAATATTCGCCGTAACTGGAATCATGTCGACGCTCGTTATTTATGGTGTTTTACAG GAAAAGATCATGAGAGTTCCTTATGGGCCTCACAAAGAATATTTCAGATATTCCTTGTTTCTTGTCTTCTGCAATCGAATTTCAACTTCTGCTGTTTCAGCTGGAGTTTTATTA CTTTGGGGCTCTATCATAATGCAAAAGAAGTACTATATCAAAGATTATGCATTGGCATTCTTGGTGACAGTTGGGTGTTCAATATTTATTCTGTTTCCG GCAGCAGGCGATATTAGTCCTTACAGTAGAGGAAGGGAAAGCACAGTTTGGGGTGTCTCCCTGATGATTGGTTATTTGGG GTTTGATGGGTTTACAAGCACGTTCCAGGATAAACTTTTTAAAGGATATGATATGGACATACACAATCAGATCTTCTACACAACCCTTTGCTCTTGTATGCTGAGTTTTACTG GTCTAATCTTACAGGGCAATCTGCTGATGGCAATAGATTTTGTATCTCGGCACCATGATTGCTTTTTTGATATTATATTGCTATCAACT GTAGCAACAGTTAGCCAATTCTTTATTTCTTATACAATCCGCACGTTTGGTGCTCTGACGTTTGCGACCATAATGACCACAAGACAG TTGGTGAGCATTCTGCTGTCCTGTGTATGGTTTGCCCACCCACTCAGCTGGGAACAGTGTATTGGAGCT GTTATTGTCTTTGGGTCCCTGTATGGAAAAAGCTTTCTAAGAGAGAGACCAAGAACTTCACCGTCTAATCCTCAAGAAAATGGAGCTTCCTCTCCATTGAAAGCTAATCCGTAA
- the LOC113728667 gene encoding UDP-galactose/UDP-glucose transporter 5B-like isoform X1 yields MAEPPSLSSPLPAKDNKLLKGIFAVTGIMSTLVIYGVLQEKIMRVPYGPHKEYFRYSLFLVFCNRISTSAVSAGVLLVSKKFLDPVAPLYKYCVVSVSNILTTTCQYEALKYVSFPVQTLAKCAKMIPVMLWGSIIMQKKYYIKDYALAFLVTVGCSIFILFPAAGDISPYSRGRESTVWGVSLMIGYLGFDGFTSTFQDKLFKGYDMDIHNQIFYTTLCSCMLSFTGLILQGNLLMAIDFVSRHHDCFFDIILLSTVATVSQFFISYTIRTFGALTFATIMTTRQLVSILLSCVWFAHPLSWEQCIGAVIVFGSLYGKSFLRERPRTSPSNPQENGASSPLKANP; encoded by the exons ATGGCGGAGCCGCCGTCACTTTCGTCACCGCTACCGGCGAAAGATAACAAGCTGTTGAAAGGAATATTCGCCGTAACTGGAATCATGTCGACGCTCGTTATTTATGGTGTTTTACAG GAAAAGATCATGAGAGTTCCTTATGGGCCTCACAAAGAATATTTCAGATATTCCTTGTTTCTTGTCTTCTGCAATCGAATTTCAACTTCTGCTGTTTCAGCTGGAGTTTTATTA GtaagtaaaaaatttttggaCCCTGTGGCTCCGTTATACAAGTATTGTGTTGTTTCTGTGTCTAACATACTCACAACAACATGTCAGTATGAG GCCCTTAAATACGTCAGTTTTCCTGTTCAGACTCTGGCTAAATGTGCTAAAATGATACCTGTCATG CTTTGGGGCTCTATCATAATGCAAAAGAAGTACTATATCAAAGATTATGCATTGGCATTCTTGGTGACAGTTGGGTGTTCAATATTTATTCTGTTTCCG GCAGCAGGCGATATTAGTCCTTACAGTAGAGGAAGGGAAAGCACAGTTTGGGGTGTCTCCCTGATGATTGGTTATTTGGG GTTTGATGGGTTTACAAGCACGTTCCAGGATAAACTTTTTAAAGGATATGATATGGACATACACAATCAGATCTTCTACACAACCCTTTGCTCTTGTATGCTGAGTTTTACTG GTCTAATCTTACAGGGCAATCTGCTGATGGCAATAGATTTTGTATCTCGGCACCATGATTGCTTTTTTGATATTATATTGCTATCAACT GTAGCAACAGTTAGCCAATTCTTTATTTCTTATACAATCCGCACGTTTGGTGCTCTGACGTTTGCGACCATAATGACCACAAGACAG TTGGTGAGCATTCTGCTGTCCTGTGTATGGTTTGCCCACCCACTCAGCTGGGAACAGTGTATTGGAGCT GTTATTGTCTTTGGGTCCCTGTATGGAAAAAGCTTTCTAAGAGAGAGACCAAGAACTTCACCGTCTAATCCTCAAGAAAATGGAGCTTCCTCTCCATTGAAAGCTAATCCGTAA
- the LOC113742621 gene encoding monofunctional riboflavin biosynthesis protein RIBA 3, chloroplastic-like, with protein sequence MDCIVVFHHQLVPRISVGQRYSFRTVGAGVGLGIYGKRPCVSTCWAVGVPGGLSDESSSSSQINPNGSLFSASDEPSSTTFGALDAEITPETIDFFVSDAEGDPDCPTAGYSSIEQALNMLRKGKSVIVVDDENEEIEGNLVMAASYANPQAVAFLLKHGSGIVSVGMKSDDLERLQLPLMSPENEDDSSAPSFTITVDARVGTTTGVSASDRAKTVLALSSPSSRPEDFRRPGHVFPLKHRNGGVLRRAGHTEASVDLVMLAGLRPTSVLSAVVDGEDGSIASLPCLRKLALEQNIPIVSITDLIRYRRKRENLVERTAISRLPTKWGLFQAYCYRSKLDGTEHIAVVKGEIGNGQEVLVRVHSECLTGDIFGSRRCDCGNQLDLAMQLIEKAGRGVVLYLRGHEGRGIGLGHKLQAYNLQDQGHDTVEANLELGFAADVREYGIGAQILRDIGIRTMRLMTNNPAKFIGLKGYGLAVVGRVPVLTPITEENKRYLETKRAKMGHIYESGERGLLDAFINPDIDENDPPEEIQRK encoded by the exons ATGGATTGTATAGTTGTGTTTCACCATCAATTGGTTCCTCGTATTTCAGTCGGCCAACGTTATAGCTTCAGAACTGTTGGTGCAGGAGTAGGACTAGGGATATACGGGAAGAGACCATGCGTTTCCACTTGCTGGGCTGTTGGGGTGCCTGGAGGCTTGTCTGATGAGAGCTCTAGTTCATCGCAGATTAATCCAAATGGCTCTCTCTTTAGTGCCTCGGATGAGCCTTCTTCAACAACTTTCGGCGCCTTGGATGCTGAGATAACACCTGAAACAATTGATTTCTTTGTCAGTGATGCTGAGGGCGATCCTGATTGCCCCACTGCAGGCTATTCTTCGATTGAACAAGCCCTGAATATGTTGCGCAAAGGAAAG TCTGTGATAGTTGTAGACgatgaaaatgaagagattgaaGGAAATCTTGTGATGGCTGCATCTTATGCGAATCCACAAGCTGTTGCATTTTTGTTAAAACATGGATCTGGAATTGTTTCAGTAGGAATGAAAAGTGACGATCTTGAGAGGTTACAGCTCCCTTTGATGTCACCTGAAAACGAAGATGATTCTTCTGCTCCATCTTTCACGATTACAGTG GATGCCAGAGTGGGCACTACTACTGGTGTATCAGCTTCAGACCGGGCTAAGACAGTCCTTGCACTCTCATCTCCTAGTTCCAGGCCCGAAGATTTTAGAAGGCCAGGCCATGTCTTTCCCCTCAAGCATCGGAATGGTGGGGTTTTGAGGAGAGCTGGACATACTGAGGCTTCTGTTGATTTGGTTATGCTGGCTGGCCTGCGGCCTACATCTGTACTTTCTGCAGTTGTTGATGGAGAGGATGGCTCCATCGCATCCTTGCCTTGTTTAAGAAAGTTAGCCCTGGAGCAGAACATCCCAATTGTCTCAATTACGGACTTGATCAG GTATaggagaaagagggaaaatCTGGTTGAAAGGACAGCAATTTCTCGTTTGCCGACTAAATGGGGTTTATTTCAGGCTTACTGTTATCGCTCAAAGCTTGATGGAACAGAACATATAGCAGTTGTAAAG GGGGAAATTGGAAATGGTCAAGAAGTCCTAGTAAGGGTTCACTCTGAATGTTTGACAGGGGATATTTTTGGGTCAAGGCGATGTGATTGTGGAAATCAGTTGGATCTGGCAATGCAGTTAATTGAGAAAGCCGGCAGGGGAGTTGTTCTCTATCTCCGGGGCCACGAAGGGAGGGGTATTGGCCTAGGTCACAAGCTTCAGGCCTATAACTTGCAAGACCAAGGCCATGACACTGTGGAAGCCAAtcttgagcttggttttgcagCAGATGTACGCGAATATGGGATAGGTGCACAG ATACTACGTGACATCGGAATTCGTACCATGCGCCTAATGACTAACAACCCGGCCAAGTTCATCGGTCTGAAGGGCTATGGTTTGGCAGTTGTTGGACGGGTTCCAGTTTTGACTCCCATCACCGAGGAAAACAAGAGGTATTTGGAAACTAAGAGAGCAAAGATGGGGCATATCTATGAATCCGGCGAACGAGGACTATTGGATGCATTTATTAACCCAGATATTGATGAAAATGATCCTCCTGAGGAAATCCAGAGAAAATGA
- the LOC113728676 gene encoding uncharacterized protein isoform X1: MEEFPSLWSYQESVDDLKQKLLCTALELEQLKVEANEEMRKNKEYVKQLIQLLKMACQERDEARDQLQKMLNKVIPSTNSTELLSGLPQFQPDSPLVKPAKANSSITESNSFSETHNYPSHGSSPGESFLDAVSSPELSNINMGDSGSIAFVNPPLIQDCKGIISNNMLPSGIPKVDHASLVIDNLAQGKNLPQKGKFLKAVLDAGPLLQNLLVAGPLPRWRNPPQLQTFHIPPVSIRGCDADMLNMKSATNMSLLASRSLTSRPYAEMSCASSQILSSSMLNFTNGPVGSCLGSDRLISAGANANTYVSLGKRQRLY, translated from the exons AtggaagaatttccttctttaTGGAGTTATCAAGAG AGCGTTGATGATTTGAAACAGAAGCTGCTATGCACCGCTCTTGAACTTGAACAACTGAAGGTGGAAGCAAATGAGGAAATGAGAAAAAACAAGGAATATGTGAAGCAACTTATCCAACTCTTGAAGATGGCTTGCCAAGAAAGAGATGAAGCAAGAGATCAACTTCAAAAGATGCTGAACAAAGTCATCCCTTCAACGAATTCAACTGAGCTCCTCTCAGGCTTGCCTCAATTTCAACCAGATAGTCCTCTTGTAAAGCCTGCAAAAGCAAATTCAAGCATAACTGAGTCAAACAGTTTCTCTGAAACACATAACTATCCTTCACACGGTTCATCCCCAGGTGAATCCTTTCTCGATGCTGTCTCATCCCCGGAACTCTCGAACATCAACATGGGTGATTCGGGCAGCATTGCATTTGTGAACCCACCCTTGATTCAAGACTGTAAGGGGATCATTTCCAACAACATGCTCCCTTCAGGAATTCCAAAAGTTGACCATGCCTCTTTGGTGATTGACAATCTTGCCCAAGGGAAAAATTTGCCCCAGAAAGGGAAGTTCCTTAAGGCTGTCCTTGATGCAGGGCCACTTCTGCAGAATCTTCTTGTTGCCGGGCCACTTCCTAGGTGGCGTAATCCTCCTCAGCTCCAGACATTTCACATTCCCCCGGTTTCAATCAGAGGTTGTGATGCTGATATGCTCAATATGAAAAGTGCTACAAATATGAGCCTTCTTGCTTCAAGATCACTTACTTCACGACCTTATGCTGAAATGTCGTGTGCCTCTTCCCAAATTTTGTCATCGTCCATGTTGAATTTTACCAACGGACCTGTTGGATCCTGTCTGGGAAGTGATAGGTTGATATCAGCTGGAGCAAATGCAAACACTTATGTTTCACTGGGTAAGAGGCAGAGGCTCTATTGA
- the LOC113728676 gene encoding uncharacterized protein isoform X2, with protein sequence MRKNKEYVKQLIQLLKMACQERDEARDQLQKMLNKVIPSTNSTELLSGLPQFQPDSPLVKPAKANSSITESNSFSETHNYPSHGSSPGESFLDAVSSPELSNINMGDSGSIAFVNPPLIQDCKGIISNNMLPSGIPKVDHASLVIDNLAQGKNLPQKGKFLKAVLDAGPLLQNLLVAGPLPRWRNPPQLQTFHIPPVSIRGCDADMLNMKSATNMSLLASRSLTSRPYAEMSCASSQILSSSMLNFTNGPVGSCLGSDRLISAGANANTYVSLGKRQRLY encoded by the coding sequence ATGAGAAAAAACAAGGAATATGTGAAGCAACTTATCCAACTCTTGAAGATGGCTTGCCAAGAAAGAGATGAAGCAAGAGATCAACTTCAAAAGATGCTGAACAAAGTCATCCCTTCAACGAATTCAACTGAGCTCCTCTCAGGCTTGCCTCAATTTCAACCAGATAGTCCTCTTGTAAAGCCTGCAAAAGCAAATTCAAGCATAACTGAGTCAAACAGTTTCTCTGAAACACATAACTATCCTTCACACGGTTCATCCCCAGGTGAATCCTTTCTCGATGCTGTCTCATCCCCGGAACTCTCGAACATCAACATGGGTGATTCGGGCAGCATTGCATTTGTGAACCCACCCTTGATTCAAGACTGTAAGGGGATCATTTCCAACAACATGCTCCCTTCAGGAATTCCAAAAGTTGACCATGCCTCTTTGGTGATTGACAATCTTGCCCAAGGGAAAAATTTGCCCCAGAAAGGGAAGTTCCTTAAGGCTGTCCTTGATGCAGGGCCACTTCTGCAGAATCTTCTTGTTGCCGGGCCACTTCCTAGGTGGCGTAATCCTCCTCAGCTCCAGACATTTCACATTCCCCCGGTTTCAATCAGAGGTTGTGATGCTGATATGCTCAATATGAAAAGTGCTACAAATATGAGCCTTCTTGCTTCAAGATCACTTACTTCACGACCTTATGCTGAAATGTCGTGTGCCTCTTCCCAAATTTTGTCATCGTCCATGTTGAATTTTACCAACGGACCTGTTGGATCCTGTCTGGGAAGTGATAGGTTGATATCAGCTGGAGCAAATGCAAACACTTATGTTTCACTGGGTAAGAGGCAGAGGCTCTATTGA
- the LOC113728692 gene encoding aquaporin TIP1-2-like — MPISRIAVGSPAEASQPDALKAALAEFISMLIFVFAGEGSGMAFSKLTDNGSTTPAGLVAAAIAHAFALFVAVSVAANISGGHVNPAVTFGAFLGGHITLLRSVLYWIAQLLGAVVACLLLKFSTGGLETAAFSLSSGVSVWNALVFEIVMTFGLVYTVYATALDPKKGDLGIIAPIAIGFIVGANILAGGAFDGASMNPAVSFGPAVVSWTWTGHWVYWLGPFVGAAIAAIVYELFFIHQTHEQLPVAEY; from the exons atGCCAATTTCAAGAATTGCTGTCGGATCCCCAGCTGAGGCCAGCCAGCCTGATGCCCTTAAGGCGGCCTTGGCAGAGTTCATCTCGATgctcatttttgtttttgctgGTGAAGGCTCTGGCATGGCTTTCA GCAAACTCACAGATAATGGATCAACCACGCCAGCTGGGCTTGTTGCTGCAGCAATTGCCCATGCCTTCGCCCTGTTTGTGGCCGTTTCAGTGGCTGCTAACATTTCAGGGGGCCACGTTAACCCCGCTGTTACGTTCGGCGCCTTTCTGGGCGGTCACATTACTTTGCTAAGGAGTGTTCTGTACTGGATTGCCCAATTGCTTGGCGCTGTGGTTGCCTGTTTGCTTCTGAAGTTTTCCACTGGTGGACTG GAAACAGCAGCATTTTCCCTTTCATCCGGTGTGAGCGTTTGGAATGCACTAGTTTTCGAGATAGTGATGACTTTTGGACTGGTGTACACAGTTTATGCAACTGCCCTGGATCCAAAGAAGGGGGACCTTGGAATCATTGCCCCCATTGCAATTGGTTTCATTGTAGGTGCTAACATCTTGGCTGGTGGCGCCTTCGATGGCGCATCCATGAACCCTGCTGTGTCCTTTGGACCCGCTGTTGTCAGCTGGACATGGACAGGCCACTGGGTCTACTGGCTCGGCCCCTTTGTCGGTGCTGCCATTGCTGCTATTGTGTATGAGCTCTTCTTTATCCACCAAACTCATGAGCAGCTCCCCGTCGCAGAGTACTGA